A portion of the Oxynema aestuarii AP17 genome contains these proteins:
- a CDS encoding response regulator — protein sequence MSEIRVALVEDHDLTRIGIRTALQQSDELEFVGDAPNGKSGLKLILDTHPDLAIVDIGLPDMDGIEVTQRLKQAQEDDKHPTRVLILTFQDSEDAVLAAFAAGADSYCMKDINFDELLEVVKVTYEGNSWIDPAIAGIVLKQARQSQTERETADNTVSIKAPKPEVTQILEAYPLTDRELEVLELIVQGYNNAEISEKLYITVGTVKTHVRNILNKLCADDRTQAAVLALRSGLVG from the coding sequence ATGAGTGAAATTCGCGTGGCTCTAGTCGAAGATCATGACTTGACCCGGATCGGTATCCGAACCGCTTTGCAGCAGTCGGACGAACTGGAATTCGTCGGAGATGCGCCCAACGGCAAGTCTGGGTTAAAGTTAATTCTCGATACTCATCCCGATCTGGCGATCGTCGATATTGGGTTGCCGGATATGGACGGGATCGAGGTGACCCAGCGCCTCAAACAAGCTCAGGAGGACGACAAACATCCGACCCGAGTGTTAATTTTGACGTTTCAGGATAGCGAAGATGCCGTCTTGGCGGCTTTTGCTGCGGGGGCTGATTCTTATTGCATGAAAGATATTAATTTTGACGAGTTGCTAGAAGTCGTCAAAGTGACTTACGAGGGGAATTCCTGGATCGATCCGGCGATCGCGGGGATCGTTCTCAAACAGGCACGTCAATCGCAAACGGAGCGAGAGACTGCGGACAATACGGTGAGCATCAAAGCCCCCAAACCGGAAGTCACTCAAATTCTCGAAGCCTATCCGCTCACCGATCGCGAGTTGGAAGTCTTGGAGTTGATCGTGCAAGGATACAACAACGCCGAAATTTCCGAAAAACTCTACATCACCGTGGGAACGGTCAAAACTCACGTCCGCAATATCTTAAATAAACTCTGTGCTGACGATCGCACTCAAGCGGCAGTTTTGGCGTTGCGATCGGGTTTAGTCGGCTAA
- a CDS encoding efflux RND transporter permease subunit, with protein MSFHLSTAAIKKPVPTLVAFLILTVVGLMSFGQLGIDNNPNIDIPAVTVTVTQPGAGPSELESQVTKPIEDAVAGLGNIDELTSTVTDGISTTTISFVLGTDSDRATNDVRNAVSQIRQELPQDINDPIVQRLEFAGGPIMTYAVSSEGRSVEELSDLVDRTISRALLNVPGVAQVNRVGGLDREVRVELNPDRLKALGITATEVNDQIRALNINLPGGRSDAGGREKTIRTLGSAPDVATLSNYEILLPSGESVPLSSVGEVRDGFAEARQLARFWEVGEPPSENGEIARAVVSFSVLRSTGSTLVTVEEGVREAIAELQKTLPDDLDLKLIFTRANAIRDSYQASIDALVAGCVLTVCVVGLFLRDWRATLITGIALPLSIVPTFMVMRSLDYTLNGMTLLALSLAVGNLVDDAICTIENIDQHLTMGKKPYRAAMDAAREIGLAVLATTATIVAVFLPVAFMGGVPGQFFQPFGVTVSVSTMFSTLVAMTMTPMLGAYLLKPKAKTRASEGAIAVPKLGLYRRLLVWGLRHRIATLLIAVALFIGSLQLVPYIPKGLFSNGDTGLSTVNIERPPGSTLEDSDRTMQQTMALLQDDPAVSSILATAGTGGSDRAVNQATLYVNLKPKAERTVTQQEFEQQSRQKFLQIPGARVSFQSSGAGGGGKDLSIVLKSENPAALKQAADALEAQMRGIAGLVEVSSTASLVKPEILIEPDIARAGDLGVSVRAIARTASLATIGDNEANLAKFDLPDRQIPIRVQIAERFREDLDTINNLEIPRQTGGTVPLAAVARVSIGSGPAQIDRYDRARQVVVEANLQGISLGDALAEVQGLPAMNPLPAGVSEQPSGDAKIMRDIFSRFLGALGLAVLSIYAILVLLYNNFLHPVTIMAALPLSIGGALLGLMLMQKELGLFALIGIVMLMGLVTKNAILLVDCTIANQQQGMKQFSAVVEAGISRLRPILMTTLSTIAGMMPIALELGAGAEVRSPMAIAVIGGFSTSTLLTLVVVPVLFTYIDGLQRWIVGVFTGTSRRRRRLRSVPSKTGLSLKSK; from the coding sequence ATGTCTTTCCATCTTTCCACCGCAGCGATTAAAAAACCCGTTCCCACCTTAGTCGCCTTTTTAATTCTGACCGTGGTGGGATTGATGTCCTTCGGACAATTGGGAATTGACAATAACCCAAACATCGACATCCCCGCCGTCACCGTCACCGTCACCCAACCGGGGGCCGGACCGTCGGAACTCGAATCTCAGGTGACCAAACCGATTGAAGATGCGGTCGCCGGATTGGGGAACATCGACGAACTCACTTCCACGGTGACCGACGGGATCTCGACCACCACCATTAGTTTTGTTTTAGGAACGGATAGCGATCGCGCCACCAACGACGTTCGCAATGCAGTGTCCCAAATTCGGCAAGAACTGCCCCAAGATATTAACGATCCGATCGTGCAACGGTTGGAATTTGCCGGGGGACCGATTATGACCTACGCGGTCAGTTCCGAAGGGCGATCGGTCGAAGAATTGAGCGATTTGGTCGATCGCACCATCAGCCGCGCCTTACTCAACGTGCCCGGCGTCGCCCAAGTCAATCGCGTCGGCGGTTTAGACCGGGAAGTGCGCGTCGAACTCAATCCCGATCGCCTCAAAGCCCTCGGAATTACCGCCACCGAAGTCAACGACCAAATCCGCGCCCTCAATATCAACCTTCCCGGCGGTCGCAGCGACGCCGGAGGACGAGAAAAAACGATCCGCACCCTCGGTAGCGCCCCGGATGTTGCCACATTGAGCAATTACGAAATTCTCCTACCGTCGGGAGAATCGGTTCCCTTGTCCAGTGTGGGCGAAGTCCGCGACGGTTTCGCCGAAGCCCGCCAACTGGCCAGGTTTTGGGAGGTAGGCGAACCCCCGTCGGAGAACGGCGAGATCGCCCGCGCGGTGGTCTCTTTCTCGGTGCTGAGATCGACGGGGAGTACCTTGGTCACCGTGGAAGAAGGGGTGCGCGAAGCGATCGCCGAGTTGCAAAAAACCTTACCGGACGATCTCGATCTCAAGCTGATTTTCACCCGCGCCAATGCGATTCGCGATTCCTATCAAGCGTCAATCGATGCGTTGGTGGCGGGGTGCGTGTTGACCGTGTGCGTGGTCGGTCTATTTTTGCGCGACTGGCGCGCGACCTTAATTACCGGGATTGCTTTACCCCTGTCGATCGTCCCGACCTTTATGGTGATGCGATCGCTCGACTATACCCTCAACGGGATGACCTTGCTCGCCTTATCCCTCGCCGTCGGGAACTTAGTCGATGACGCCATTTGCACGATCGAAAATATCGACCAACATTTAACGATGGGGAAAAAGCCCTATCGCGCGGCGATGGATGCGGCCCGGGAAATTGGCTTGGCGGTTCTGGCGACCACGGCGACGATCGTAGCAGTCTTTTTACCCGTAGCATTTATGGGGGGCGTTCCCGGTCAGTTTTTCCAGCCCTTCGGCGTGACCGTATCGGTTTCGACGATGTTCTCGACCTTGGTAGCGATGACGATGACGCCGATGTTAGGGGCGTATTTGTTAAAGCCGAAGGCGAAAACGAGAGCCTCCGAAGGGGCGATCGCCGTCCCCAAACTCGGGTTGTACCGTCGTTTGCTCGTGTGGGGATTGCGCCATCGGATCGCGACCTTATTAATTGCCGTGGCGTTGTTTATCGGCAGTTTGCAATTGGTGCCGTATATTCCCAAAGGCTTATTCAGTAACGGGGATACGGGACTGAGTACGGTCAATATCGAACGGCCCCCCGGTTCGACCCTCGAAGACAGCGATCGCACCATGCAGCAGACGATGGCGTTATTACAGGACGACCCGGCAGTATCGAGTATTTTAGCCACTGCGGGAACGGGAGGCAGCGATCGCGCGGTCAATCAGGCGACCCTCTACGTCAATTTAAAACCGAAGGCAGAACGCACGGTGACCCAGCAGGAATTTGAGCAGCAAAGTCGTCAAAAATTCCTGCAAATTCCCGGGGCGCGGGTCAGTTTCCAGTCTTCCGGAGCCGGGGGCGGCGGCAAAGATTTATCGATCGTGCTTAAAAGTGAGAATCCGGCGGCGCTGAAACAGGCGGCAGATGCCCTAGAAGCCCAAATGCGCGGGATTGCGGGCTTGGTGGAAGTCAGCTCGACGGCGAGTTTGGTCAAGCCGGAGATTTTAATCGAGCCGGATATCGCCAGGGCGGGAGATTTGGGGGTTTCCGTGCGGGCGATCGCCCGGACCGCTTCCCTGGCAACGATCGGGGATAACGAGGCAAATTTAGCCAAATTCGACTTGCCGGACCGTCAAATCCCGATTCGGGTGCAAATTGCCGAACGCTTCCGCGAGGATCTCGATACGATTAACAACTTGGAAATTCCCCGCCAGACCGGGGGAACGGTGCCATTAGCGGCGGTCGCCCGCGTTTCGATCGGCAGTGGTCCGGCCCAAATCGATCGCTACGACCGCGCCCGTCAGGTGGTCGTCGAAGCCAATTTACAGGGAATTTCTCTCGGGGATGCCTTAGCCGAGGTGCAGGGCTTACCCGCGATGAATCCCTTACCTGCCGGGGTTTCCGAGCAACCTTCGGGAGATGCGAAGATCATGCGGGATATTTTCAGCCGCTTTTTAGGGGCGTTGGGGTTGGCGGTGCTGTCAATTTACGCAATTTTAGTGCTGCTGTATAACAACTTTCTGCACCCGGTGACGATTATGGCGGCGCTGCCCTTATCGATTGGGGGGGCGTTGTTGGGGCTGATGCTGATGCAGAAAGAATTGGGGTTGTTCGCGTTAATTGGCATCGTGATGTTGATGGGATTGGTGACCAAAAACGCGATTTTGCTGGTCGATTGTACGATCGCCAACCAACAGCAGGGGATGAAGCAATTTAGTGCGGTCGTGGAGGCGGGGATCTCCCGCCTGCGTCCGATTTTGATGACGACTCTTTCGACGATCGCCGGAATGATGCCGATCGCCTTGGAACTGGGGGCGGGGGCTGAAGTGCGCTCCCCGATGGCGATCGCGGTAATTGGCGGCTTTTCGACTTCTACCTTGCTCACCTTAGTGGTCGTTCCGGTCTTGTTTACTTACATCGACGGGTTGCAACGGTGGATCGTCGGCGTATTTACCGGGACGTCCCGCCGTCGCCGCCGTCTGCGATCGGTCCCTTCTAAAACTGGGTTGTCCCTAAAATCAAAATAA
- a CDS encoding efflux RND transporter periplasmic adaptor subunit, with the protein MTKSAFPEPEDLEPIAVPVDDPASEPDEEGSESRPPTASGGSKWRGIAIGIGIGIATTLGGIQILSQVNSTAQESPPPAETAPTATEAPATQTVSVATVEATTIARTFNATGTVHAYDMLPILPQATGLQIQEVLVDEGDYVERGQVLAILDDAVLQSEIDRAQAQVEAQQAMLGERQAAIAQAQAAVQQAIAARAEAAAAEENARAGQLEAEAAREQAIANLARAEADLAQAEREGDRYQTLADEGAVSQQELEVRRTAAQNAREAVRVAEANLRSAEAKIASARAQVESARARLKSADANVSIASAQVESARATASSATASVRNDRARVEQVKTQIDQTVVRAPADGIIAERIARVGDVTSGSQKLFSIVNRGELELHLDIPETQLPQVRIGSAVKVTSDADPRIQVRGTVREIAPLVNADSRQATVKVSLPASDLLRPGMFLRGAIATGNIQALSVPAKAVLPQSDKRAIVYLLDPDETVSAQTVEVGELVDGSKLNVNEARVEIKSGLGLGDRVVVEGAPYVKDGDRVRIVGSGE; encoded by the coding sequence GTGACCAAATCAGCTTTCCCCGAACCGGAAGACCTCGAACCGATCGCCGTTCCCGTAGACGATCCGGCGTCCGAACCCGACGAAGAGGGGAGCGAGTCGAGACCTCCAACGGCATCGGGGGGGAGTAAATGGCGAGGAATCGCGATCGGCATCGGCATCGGGATCGCGACCACCTTGGGAGGGATCCAAATCCTCTCGCAAGTCAACTCGACGGCTCAGGAGAGTCCGCCGCCCGCAGAAACGGCACCGACGGCGACTGAGGCGCCAGCGACCCAAACCGTGAGCGTGGCGACGGTGGAAGCGACGACGATCGCGCGGACCTTCAACGCGACGGGAACGGTCCACGCTTACGATATGTTACCGATTCTGCCCCAAGCGACGGGCTTGCAAATTCAAGAAGTTTTAGTCGATGAAGGCGATTACGTCGAACGGGGGCAAGTCTTGGCGATTTTAGACGATGCGGTGCTGCAGTCGGAAATCGATCGCGCCCAAGCTCAAGTCGAAGCCCAGCAGGCGATGCTCGGCGAACGCCAAGCGGCGATCGCCCAAGCTCAAGCCGCCGTCCAACAGGCGATCGCCGCCCGCGCCGAAGCCGCCGCCGCCGAAGAAAATGCCCGCGCCGGACAACTCGAAGCCGAAGCCGCCCGCGAACAGGCGATCGCCAATCTCGCCCGCGCCGAAGCCGACCTCGCCCAAGCCGAACGAGAGGGCGATCGCTACCAAACCCTCGCCGACGAAGGCGCCGTCAGCCAACAAGAACTCGAAGTCCGACGCACCGCCGCTCAAAACGCCCGCGAAGCCGTCCGCGTCGCCGAAGCGAACCTTCGCAGCGCCGAAGCCAAAATCGCCAGCGCCCGCGCCCAAGTCGAAAGCGCCCGCGCCCGCCTCAAAAGCGCCGACGCCAACGTCAGCATCGCCAGCGCCCAAGTCGAAAGCGCCCGCGCCACCGCCAGCAGCGCCACCGCCAGCGTCCGCAACGATCGCGCCCGAGTCGAACAAGTCAAAACTCAAATCGACCAAACCGTGGTGCGCGCCCCCGCCGACGGCATCATTGCCGAACGGATCGCCCGGGTCGGCGACGTCACCAGTGGGTCGCAAAAACTGTTCTCGATCGTCAATCGCGGCGAACTCGAACTGCATCTAGACATCCCGGAAACCCAACTGCCCCAAGTGAGAATCGGCAGCGCCGTCAAGGTCACCTCCGACGCCGACCCGCGCATTCAAGTCCGGGGAACCGTGCGCGAAATCGCCCCTCTGGTCAACGCCGACAGTCGTCAAGCCACGGTCAAAGTCAGTTTGCCCGCCAGCGACCTGCTGCGCCCGGGGATGTTCCTGCGCGGCGCGATCGCCACGGGGAACATCCAAGCCCTCAGCGTTCCCGCCAAAGCCGTTTTACCGCAAAGCGACAAGCGGGCGATCGTCTATCTGCTCGATCCCGACGAGACCGTCAGCGCCCAAACCGTGGAGGTCGGCGAACTGGTTGACGGGTCGAAATTAAACGTCAACGAAGCCCGAGTCGAAATTAAATCGGGCTTGGGACTCGGCGATCGCGTGGTGGTCGAAGGTGCGCCCTACGTCAAGGACGGCGATCGTGTTCGGATCGTGGGGAGTGGGGAATAG
- a CDS encoding Npun_R2479 family HD domain-containing metalloprotein has translation MLNATEILIDAFVQRLRDGYHRTYGGYKPDYEDIIAWAGSMALENIANSDALYHNVEHTILVTLVGQEILRGKHIREGGVSCEDWLHYIISLVCHDIGYVKGVCRQDHDGLYATGKNGQMIPLPPGSSDAGLTPYHVDRAKLFIEERFGGHKLIDAETIKRNIELTRFPVPKAEDHQDTVHYPGLVRAADLIGQLSDPRYLKKIGALFYEFEETGTNKALGYRHPGDLRKNYPKFYWHGVYPYVKDSLSYLMLTQQGKQVVANLYSNVFVVEHEKAVEE, from the coding sequence ATGTTGAATGCTACTGAAATTCTGATTGACGCTTTTGTTCAACGGCTCAGAGACGGCTATCACCGCACCTATGGGGGGTATAAGCCGGATTATGAAGACATCATTGCTTGGGCCGGAAGCATGGCGCTGGAAAATATCGCCAACAGCGACGCCCTCTATCACAACGTCGAACATACCATCTTGGTCACGCTTGTCGGGCAGGAGATTTTACGAGGGAAACACATCCGCGAAGGCGGCGTTTCCTGCGAAGACTGGCTGCATTACATTATTTCTCTAGTCTGCCACGACATCGGTTATGTCAAAGGCGTCTGTCGTCAAGACCACGACGGACTCTATGCGACCGGGAAAAACGGTCAGATGATTCCCCTCCCTCCGGGTTCCTCCGATGCGGGTCTGACCCCTTACCATGTAGACCGAGCCAAATTGTTTATCGAGGAACGCTTCGGCGGTCACAAATTGATCGACGCGGAAACGATCAAACGCAATATCGAACTGACTCGTTTTCCCGTTCCCAAAGCGGAAGACCATCAAGATACCGTTCACTATCCCGGATTGGTGCGCGCGGCAGATTTGATCGGACAATTGAGCGACCCGCGTTATCTCAAAAAAATCGGGGCTTTATTCTACGAATTTGAAGAAACAGGAACTAATAAAGCCCTGGGATATCGACATCCGGGAGATTTACGCAAAAACTATCCCAAATTTTATTGGCACGGGGTTTATCCTTACGTGAAAGATTCGCTCAGCTATTTAATGTTGACCCAACAAGGAAAACAAGTTGTCGCTAATTTATACTCCAACGTGTTTGTGGTCGAACATGAAAAAGCTGTAGAAGAATAG
- a CDS encoding AI-2E family transporter has translation MNRVFSPLQQSLITWLLILLTGWATLNALSYVGEVIAILVTAGLIAFLLNYAVIKLQKIVPRPLAAIAVYLTAGLVVVFIALTVVPPVFNQARQLVNNLPSLFQSGQQQLAEFQAWSATHNLPFDVGILEQQLVSRIEGQVQAIAARGFGLVMGTFSWFFDLILILVISFYMLIDGDRVWRTLTAMVSPNIRQNLTESLQRNLQKFVTGQLLLGLFMAVTLTVGFWLLKVPFFLLFAVFIGLMEVIPFVGATLGIGAVCIVVAFLDWWLALEVLALAVALQQVKDNLIAPRIMGNLTGLSPVIIFASLLLGARVAGLLGVILAIPLTGVVKSLLEIVLDPTLPPQTGSFFHNPALEAAPTEDLAGSSAANSEDRGHRADRHRAN, from the coding sequence ATGAATCGAGTTTTTTCGCCCCTGCAACAGTCTTTAATTACTTGGTTGTTAATCCTGCTGACGGGATGGGCAACCCTCAACGCGCTCAGTTATGTGGGCGAAGTGATCGCGATTCTCGTCACTGCAGGGTTGATCGCCTTTTTACTCAATTATGCTGTGATTAAACTGCAAAAGATCGTTCCGCGTCCCCTCGCGGCGATCGCCGTTTATTTGACGGCGGGATTGGTCGTCGTTTTTATCGCGCTGACTGTAGTTCCCCCGGTCTTCAACCAAGCCCGACAATTAGTCAATAACTTACCGTCTTTATTTCAATCGGGACAACAACAACTCGCCGAATTTCAAGCCTGGAGTGCGACGCATAATTTACCCTTCGATGTCGGCATTTTAGAACAGCAACTCGTCTCGCGCATCGAAGGGCAAGTTCAGGCGATCGCCGCGCGAGGATTCGGCTTAGTCATGGGAACCTTCAGTTGGTTTTTCGACCTCATTTTAATCTTAGTCATTTCCTTCTACATGCTGATTGACGGCGATCGCGTGTGGAGAACCCTCACCGCCATGGTCTCCCCCAACATCCGCCAAAATCTCACCGAATCTCTCCAGCGCAACCTTCAGAAATTCGTCACCGGACAACTCCTCCTCGGCCTATTTATGGCCGTTACCCTCACCGTCGGCTTTTGGTTGTTAAAAGTCCCTTTTTTCCTCTTATTTGCCGTCTTTATCGGCTTGATGGAAGTCATTCCCTTCGTCGGCGCCACCCTCGGCATTGGCGCCGTCTGCATTGTCGTTGCCTTCCTCGATTGGTGGCTGGCCCTGGAAGTGCTAGCCCTTGCCGTCGCCTTACAACAAGTCAAAGATAACCTGATCGCCCCTCGGATTATGGGTAACTTGACCGGACTCTCCCCAGTCATTATCTTTGCTTCTCTCCTCTTGGGCGCCCGGGTTGCCGGGTTACTCGGCGTGATTTTGGCCATTCCCCTCACCGGAGTGGTCAAGAGCTTGCTCGAAATTGTCCTAGATCCGACGTTGCCGCCCCAAACGGGCAGTTTTTTCCACAATCCCGCCCTCGAAGCGGCCCCGACGGAGGATTTAGCCGGATCTAGCGCTGCAAACTCCGAGGATCGAGGGCATCGCGCAGACCGTCACCGAGCAAATTAA
- a CDS encoding ABC transporter permease: MNWWQRFKKNSLARFGAILLLVFYLTAIAAEFVAPYDPVVSQPDGSLLPPTQIYWRDQKTGAFLGPHIYPTRQGAIDLETGDRELIQDFDRPSQLGLFVKGPEYTFLRIRLPWPEEISWSFQEAAEAESDANPGEASAPSPPTTPEATDDATEDPARQQKFSIWPKIKWGDVEVFGGIPGDRHLFGSLGEAHFNLLGTDDQARDQFSRLVYGGRISLFIGLVGISISFPLGMLVGGISGYFGGLVDSVLMRLVEVLMTIPGIYLLVVLAGVLPPGLSSAQRFLLIVLITSFIRWAGLARVIRGQVLSIKEREFVQAARAMGAKPFYIIVRHVLPQTATYIIIAATLSVPGFIVAESVLSLIGLGIQQPDASWGNMLSLATNASILLQQPWLVWPPALLIILTVLAFNLLGDGLRDALDPRSLQR; encoded by the coding sequence ATGAATTGGTGGCAAAGATTTAAAAAGAATTCTCTAGCTCGATTTGGAGCAATCTTATTATTAGTGTTCTACTTAACGGCGATCGCCGCCGAATTCGTCGCCCCTTACGATCCCGTCGTTTCGCAACCGGACGGATCCCTGCTGCCACCAACTCAAATTTACTGGCGCGACCAAAAGACGGGAGCATTTCTCGGACCGCATATTTATCCCACTCGGCAAGGGGCAATCGACTTAGAAACGGGCGATCGTGAATTAATTCAAGACTTCGATCGCCCCTCTCAATTAGGTCTGTTCGTCAAAGGACCCGAATACACCTTTTTGAGAATTCGTCTCCCGTGGCCCGAGGAAATTTCCTGGTCTTTCCAAGAAGCTGCCGAGGCAGAGTCCGACGCCAATCCCGGGGAAGCCAGCGCGCCGAGTCCCCCGACAACCCCCGAAGCTACGGACGACGCCACCGAAGACCCTGCACGACAACAGAAATTTTCAATTTGGCCGAAGATTAAATGGGGCGATGTCGAAGTGTTTGGGGGCATTCCGGGCGATCGCCACCTGTTCGGCAGCCTCGGCGAAGCTCACTTTAACCTTCTCGGTACCGACGATCAAGCCCGCGACCAATTCAGCCGTTTAGTCTATGGCGGACGCATCAGCCTCTTTATCGGCTTAGTCGGCATTTCCATTTCTTTTCCCCTCGGGATGCTCGTCGGCGGAATTTCCGGCTATTTCGGCGGACTGGTCGATAGCGTCCTCATGCGCTTAGTCGAAGTGCTGATGACCATTCCCGGGATTTACCTCCTCGTCGTCCTCGCCGGGGTTTTGCCCCCGGGATTGAGTAGCGCCCAACGCTTCTTACTGATTGTCTTAATTACTTCCTTCATTCGCTGGGCTGGACTGGCGCGGGTGATTCGCGGACAAGTCCTTTCGATTAAAGAACGGGAATTCGTACAAGCCGCGCGGGCGATGGGCGCCAAACCTTTTTACATCATCGTCCGTCACGTCCTGCCTCAAACCGCCACCTACATCATCATTGCCGCCACCTTATCCGTTCCCGGCTTTATCGTCGCCGAATCCGTTCTCAGTTTGATCGGGTTGGGGATTCAACAGCCCGATGCCTCTTGGGGAAATATGCTCTCTCTGGCCACCAACGCCTCGATTTTGCTGCAACAACCTTGGTTGGTGTGGCCCCCAGCTTTATTAATTATTCTGACTGTTTTAGCGTTTAATTTGCTCGGTGACGGTCTGCGCGATGCCCTCGATCCTCGGAGTTTGCAGCGCTAG
- the cysE gene encoding serine O-acetyltransferase, with product MLSTLVTDFRIVFDRDPAARNWLEVLFCYPGLQALLFHRIAHWLHHLGLPFIPRLMSHLSRFITGIEIHPGAQIGRGVFIDHGMGVVIGETAIVGDYSLIYQGVTLGGTGKETGKRHPTLGECVVVGAGAKVLGNIQIGNNVRIGAGSVVLRDVPSDCTVVGIPGRIVYRSGVRVNPLEHGQLPDSEAVAIRALVDRIDQLEQQVEQIQQKPKTLVGAIAPHDAAVEFSRAPNCRLQDREIQQFLDGAGI from the coding sequence GTGCTGAGTACCCTTGTAACTGACTTCCGGATCGTTTTCGATCGCGATCCAGCCGCCCGCAACTGGTTAGAAGTTCTCTTCTGCTATCCAGGACTGCAAGCGCTGCTATTTCACCGCATCGCTCATTGGCTCCACCATCTGGGACTTCCCTTCATTCCCCGTTTGATGTCCCATTTGAGCCGATTTATTACCGGAATTGAGATTCACCCCGGAGCCCAAATCGGTCGGGGGGTGTTTATCGACCATGGGATGGGCGTGGTGATTGGGGAAACCGCGATCGTCGGCGATTATTCCCTGATTTATCAGGGCGTTACCCTCGGCGGAACTGGGAAAGAAACGGGCAAACGTCACCCGACCCTCGGCGAATGCGTCGTGGTCGGCGCTGGGGCCAAGGTGTTAGGGAATATTCAAATTGGGAATAACGTCCGCATCGGTGCCGGATCGGTGGTGTTGCGCGATGTCCCGTCCGATTGTACGGTGGTGGGCATTCCGGGGCGCATCGTTTATCGTTCCGGGGTGCGAGTCAATCCTTTGGAACACGGACAGCTTCCGGACTCGGAAGCGGTCGCCATTCGGGCGTTGGTCGATCGCATCGACCAGTTAGAACAGCAAGTCGAGCAGATCCAACAGAAACCGAAAACTCTGGTCGGCGCGATCGCCCCTCACGATGCTGCTGTCGAGTTCTCCCGCGCTCCCAATTGTCGCCTCCAAGACCGCGAAATTCAACAGTTTTTAGATGGGGCGGGTATTTAA